From the Streptomyces pluripotens genome, one window contains:
- a CDS encoding OsmC family protein, with amino-acid sequence MATTRTAHTVWQGNLIEGSGVVTFDSSGIGQQPVSWPSRAEQANGKTSPEELIAAAHSSCFSMALSHALAGAGTPPVRLETKADVTFQPGEGITGVHLTVRGEVPGLDAGGFASAAEDAKKNCPVSQALTGTTITLAAELA; translated from the coding sequence GTGGCCACCACGCGCACCGCACACACCGTCTGGCAAGGCAACCTGATCGAGGGTAGCGGAGTCGTCACCTTCGATTCCTCCGGCATCGGCCAGCAGCCGGTGTCGTGGCCGTCGCGCGCCGAGCAAGCGAACGGCAAGACCAGCCCGGAGGAGCTGATCGCCGCCGCCCACTCCAGCTGCTTCTCCATGGCCCTCTCGCATGCCCTGGCCGGCGCCGGCACCCCGCCCGTCCGGCTGGAGACCAAGGCCGACGTCACCTTCCAGCCAGGTGAGGGCATCACGGGCGTCCACCTCACCGTGCGGGGCGAGGTACCGGGCCTGGACGCCGGGGGCTTCGCCTCGGCCGCCGAGGACGCCAAGAAGAACTGCCCGGTCAGCCAGGCCCTGACTGGTACGACCATCACTCTGGCGGCTGAGCTGGCCTGA
- a CDS encoding phage holin family protein encodes MRDVRWRRVASQIGRSTAVWAVSTITMLVLAALLPDFRLQSADGDSATRIAVTAACGAGAFGVLSAVVWPLLVRLLLLVPALVLGLLVFFLNGSLLLLALRINPSGRGEAAPETAVIVAAVMSAVASATGAALAVRDDETYRRRLHRLATRSRRSHPPCPSTPGLVCVQLDGVGHDVLADAVGKGLMPTVARWLSTGDGGQPTHRLTSWRTDWSSQTGASQLGILHGSTFDVPAFRWYEKDRGEVMVCNRPTSAAELQRRAILHTGDGGLLTADGASRGNLFSGGAGEQALVLSITTRRRGREYRSRAGYFAYFSDPANAVRTALSFVAEVAREIGQSARARVRNQRPRVSRSGLYPLVRAFATTVERDVVVTAVMGDMLAGRTAVYADLVAYDEVAHHSGPGSHDAEKVLQRLDRSLALIQRVAEHAPRPYRIVVLSDHGQSPGETFRARYGLTLGDLVRAGCGLPVPRRAERTHSGAEARAAVRAALRRPVEENHGRHRTDSGSEPMVLASGNLALVSFPDISHRMTKEEIEARHPALLTTLANHPGIGFLLVRSKEHDGVVLGPHGTETPLAALDDEPGPLTSFGPGATDAVRRTHSFPHTADIMVNSVHDPADGTVLAFEEQIGSHGGLGGAQSYPFLLSPVDLSAPTEDGRQLTGAEQLHRVLRRWLGELNGPQVPLSAADEEERAA; translated from the coding sequence GTGCGAGACGTGCGGTGGCGTCGAGTCGCCAGCCAGATCGGGCGGAGCACCGCCGTATGGGCGGTCTCCACCATCACCATGCTGGTCCTCGCCGCACTCCTGCCCGACTTCCGACTCCAGTCCGCTGACGGCGACAGCGCCACCCGCATCGCCGTTACGGCCGCCTGCGGCGCCGGAGCCTTCGGCGTGCTCTCCGCCGTGGTGTGGCCGCTCCTCGTCCGGCTGCTGCTGCTCGTGCCCGCCCTCGTCCTGGGCCTGCTGGTCTTCTTCCTCAACGGTTCCCTGCTGCTGCTCGCCCTGCGCATCAACCCCTCCGGCCGAGGCGAGGCCGCCCCGGAGACGGCCGTCATCGTCGCCGCCGTGATGTCCGCGGTCGCCTCGGCCACCGGCGCCGCCCTCGCTGTGCGCGACGACGAGACCTACCGGCGTCGCCTGCACCGGCTCGCCACCCGCAGCCGCCGGTCCCACCCGCCCTGCCCGTCCACTCCCGGCCTGGTCTGCGTCCAACTGGACGGCGTCGGCCACGACGTCCTCGCGGACGCCGTCGGCAAGGGACTGATGCCGACCGTCGCCCGCTGGCTGTCGACCGGCGACGGTGGACAACCGACCCACCGGCTCACCTCATGGCGCACCGACTGGTCCAGCCAGACCGGCGCCAGCCAACTCGGCATCCTGCACGGCAGCACCTTCGACGTGCCGGCCTTCCGGTGGTACGAGAAAGACCGGGGGGAGGTGATGGTGTGCAACCGGCCGACCAGCGCCGCCGAACTCCAGCGCCGCGCCATACTGCATACGGGCGACGGTGGACTGCTCACCGCCGACGGCGCCAGCCGCGGCAACCTCTTCAGCGGCGGCGCCGGCGAACAGGCACTCGTCCTGTCGATCACCACCCGCCGCCGCGGCCGGGAATACCGATCCCGCGCAGGCTACTTCGCCTACTTCTCCGACCCCGCCAACGCCGTCCGCACCGCCCTCTCCTTCGTCGCCGAGGTGGCGCGCGAGATCGGCCAGTCCGCCCGGGCCCGGGTCAGGAACCAACGCCCGCGGGTCAGCCGCAGCGGCCTCTATCCCCTCGTCCGGGCCTTCGCCACCACCGTCGAACGGGACGTCGTCGTGACCGCGGTGATGGGCGACATGCTCGCCGGCCGCACCGCCGTCTACGCCGACCTCGTCGCCTACGACGAGGTCGCCCACCACTCCGGCCCGGGCTCCCACGACGCCGAGAAGGTCCTGCAGCGCCTCGACCGCTCCCTCGCACTCATCCAACGCGTCGCCGAACACGCTCCCCGCCCCTACCGGATCGTTGTCCTGTCCGACCACGGCCAGAGCCCCGGCGAAACCTTCCGCGCCCGTTACGGTCTCACCCTGGGCGACCTCGTCCGGGCCGGCTGCGGACTGCCCGTTCCACGCCGTGCCGAGCGCACCCACAGCGGCGCCGAGGCCCGCGCCGCCGTCCGGGCCGCACTGCGCCGGCCCGTAGAGGAGAACCACGGCCGCCACCGCACCGACAGCGGCTCCGAGCCGATGGTGCTCGCCTCCGGCAACCTCGCCCTGGTCTCCTTCCCGGACATCTCCCACCGCATGACCAAGGAGGAGATCGAAGCACGCCACCCCGCCCTGCTCACCACCCTCGCCAACCACCCCGGCATCGGCTTCCTACTAGTGCGCAGCAAGGAGCACGACGGTGTGGTGCTGGGCCCGCACGGCACCGAGACCCCGCTCGCCGCGCTCGACGACGAACCCGGGCCACTGACCAGCTTCGGGCCCGGTGCCACCGACGCGGTCCGCCGCACCCACTCCTTCCCACACACTGCGGACATCATGGTGAACTCCGTCCACGACCCCGCCGACGGCACAGTCCTCGCCTTCGAGGAGCAGATCGGCTCCCACGGCGGTCTCGGCGGAGCCCAGTCCTACCCGTTCCTGCTCTCCCCCGTGGACCTGTCCGCACCGACGGAGGACGGCCGGCAGCTGACCGGCGCCGAGCAACTGCACCGCGTGCTGCGCCGCTGGCTGGGCGAGCTGAACGGACCCCAGGTACCGCTCAGCGCTGCCGACGAGGAGGAGCGAGCCGCCTGA